The Archocentrus centrarchus isolate MPI-CPG fArcCen1 chromosome 7, fArcCen1, whole genome shotgun sequence genome window below encodes:
- the selenok gene encoding selenoprotein K isoform X2, translating to MVYVSNGQVLDSRTQSPWRLSLLVDLFWGAVEFISLFFKTMFHPDLSKNESAASSRFSDGRGPPGPPGGRRRMGRINHGGGPSPPPMGGGG from the exons ATGGTGTACGTGTCCAACG GCCAGGTCCTGGATAGCAGGACTCAGTCACCATGGCGCCTGTCCTTGCTGGTTGATCTTTTCTGGGGAGCAGTGGAGTTTATCAGCCTCTT TTTTAAGACCATGTTTCACCCTGACCTGTCAAAGAATGAAAGTGCAGCCTCGTCACGCTTCAGCGACGGCAGAGG TCCTCCAGGGCCCCCTGGTGGCAGAAGGCGGATGGGAAGAATAAACCATGGTGGAGGTCCCAGTCCTCCACCAATGGGTGGCGGAGGATGA
- the LOC115783662 gene encoding uncharacterized protein LOC115783662 yields MENRGARERTTSPEVNPLGPEEPEDKVGRVGTPKRLHYTTDDNSRQKNKDACCGPSAYELQRLENIIQKEAFLSSLKIWQAAENLRQSVKPKPDVKRSKASLGKVPALQCPRKSLRLKEAQTLTLSGGSTHQQDTESREAEADVAEKTIGIYTVRAEGRGPDGPGNGRFADVGVVLEGVEVLHNLQSVSHACVMLYGLIYALNLSYPKRLKRTFEVYQKILMDLDSTKLSPKVQALKIKLLQ; encoded by the exons ATGGAGAACAGAGGAG CAAGGGAAAGGACAACAAGCCCA GAAGTAAATCCACTTGGTCCAGAGGAACCCGAGGATAAAGTGGGCCGAGTTGGGACACCTAAACGCCTTCACTATACCACGGACGACAATTCTCGCCAAAAGAACAAG GATGCATGTTGTGGACCGTCTGCATATGAACTCCAGCGCCTTGAGAACATCATACAGAAGGAAGCCTTCTTGTCGTCTTTGAAGATATGGCAA GCAGCTGAGAATCTGAGGCAGTCAGTAAAGCCAAAGCCGGATGTCAAGAG GTCAAAGGCTTCATTGGGAAAAGTGCCGGCTCTGCAGTGTCCCCGGAAATCCCTTCGTCTTAAAGAAGCACAAACCCTTACCCTCAGTGGTGGATCAACCCATCAACAA GACACTGAATccagagaggctgaggcagATGTTGCAGAAAAGACCATTGGCATCTACACTGTCCGAGCAGAGGGTCGTGGTCCTGATGGTCCAGGTAATGGACGCTTTGCTGATGTTGGTGTTGTGCTGGAAGGCGTGGAAGTTCTCCATAACCTGCAGAGTGTCAGCCATGCATGTGTGATGCTTTATGGGCTGATCTACGCACTCAACTTGAGCTATCCAAAACGCCTGAAGCGTACATTTGAGGtgtaccagaaaatcctgatggACCTGGACTCAACCAAGCTTTCACCAAAAGTACAGGCACTGAAAATCAAATTGCTCCAGTGA
- the actr8 gene encoding actin-related protein 8 has protein sequence MTQAEKEQDNGKEKEKEREREKEKEQQRGVKRPIAPPAIPEPPQEQIQSNFVVVIHPGSKTLRIGRATDTLPVTVPHVIARRHKQSGQPRCEDAWLLREGLNKPESNEQRQNGLKMVDQAIWSKKMSNGVRRTPVSADQARAYNCQIRPAVLDSSSRVKWTNTTHHPPYLIGEEALYVNPTDCYNIHWPIVRGQLNVHAGPGGSLTAVLADLEMIWSHVIQKHLEIPLKDLKYYRCILLVPDIYNRQHIKEVVNMLLLNMGFSAIIVHQESVCATFGSGLSSACVVDVGDQKTSICCVEDGVSHRNSRLCLAYGGSDVTRTFFWLLQRAGFPYRDCQLSNRLDCQLLQHLKETFCHLDQDISGLQDHEFQTRFPEAPALLYQVRLGDEKLQAPMGLFYPTTFGIVGQKMTSLQFRSQGDSEDPHDEHYLLATQSKQDQSSKSAADRKAISRPSGFVDGEMSSQGGTGELSDLPRGCGSVGGGGGGTQGEMDLGPAHGESLMGAGEAEEPMSAHLSRKTAIMSQFESKALGLDKAVLHSIDCCASDETKRKMYSSILVVGGGLMFHGAQEFLLHRIINKMPPSFRRLVDNVEVITRPKDMDPRLISWKGGAVLACLDTMQEMWIHQREWQRFGVRMLRERAAFVW, from the exons ATGACCCAAGCGGAGAAAGAGCAGGATAACgggaaggagaaagaaaaggaacgagagagagagaaagagaaggagcagCAGCGTGGGGTGAAAAGACCCATCGCTCCTCCAGCGATCCCAGAGCCTCCTCAAGAG CAAATACAGAGCAATTTTGTAGTTGTCATCCACCCTGGTTCGAAGACACTCCGCATTGGTCGAGCAACAGACACTCTTCCAGTGACAGTCCCACACGTGATTGCACGCAGGCACAAGCAGAGTGGACAGCCCCGCTGTGAAGATGCATGGCTGCTGAGAGAGGGCCTGAAT aaaccagaaagcaaTGAGCAGAGGCAGAATGGTCTTAAAATGGTTGATCAGGCTATATGGTCCAAGAAGATGTCAAACGGAGTGCGGAGGACTCCTGTGTCTGCTGATCAG gccAGAGCATATAACTGCCAGATCCGGCCTGCAGTGCTAGACAGCAGCTCCAGAGTGAAGTGGACAAACACAACCCACCATCCTCCTTATTTGATCGGAGAGGAG GCTCTTTATGTGAATCCAACAGACTGTTATAACATCCACTGGCCTATAGTCAGAGGTCAGCTCAATGTGCACGCCGGTCCTGGAGGCTCACTGACTGCTGTCCTGGCTGACCTTGAGATGATCTGGAGTCATGTCATTCAGAAGCATCTGGAGATCCCTCTCAAAGATTTAAAG TATTACAGATGCATCCTGCTGGTCCCTGATATCTACAACAGACAGCACATCAAAGAAGTTGTCAACATGCTGCTGCTTAATATGGGCTTCTCAG CTATCATTGTGCACCAGGAGTCGGTGTGTGCTACTTTTGGCAGTGGGTTAAGTAGCGCTTGTGTTGTGGATGTAGGCGACCAGAAGACTAGTATCTGCTGCGTGGAGGACGGAGTGTCACATCGGAACTCCAG ATTGTGTTTGGCATATGGCGGCTCAGACGTGACCCGTACTTTCTTCTGGCTCCTGCAGAGGGCGGGATTTCCCTACAGGGACTGTCAGCTCTCTAACAGACTGGACTGTCAGCTCCTCCAGCATCTGAAGGAGACCTTCTGCCATCTAGATCAA GACATATCAGGGCTACAAGACCATGAATTTCAGACACGTTTTCCAGAAGCCCCAGCTCTTCTGTACCAGGTTCGACTGGGGGATGAGAAATTACAG GCACCCATGGGTCTCTTTTACCCGACCACATTTGGCATTGTAGGTCAGAAGATGACATCACTTCAGTTCCGTTCCCAAGGTGACTCGGAGGACCCTCACGATGAACACTACCTCCTGGCTACACAGAGCAAACAGGACCAG TCCTCCAAATCTGCTGCCGACAGGAAAGCTATTTCCAGACCAAGTGGCTTTGTGGATGGGGAGATGAGCAGTCAGGGAGGCACTGGGGAGCTGTCAGACCTACCCAGGGGGTGTGGAAGTgttggtggtggaggaggagggacGCAGGGGGAGATGGATCTTGGGCCGGCCCACGGGGAGTCCCTGATGGGAGCGGGAGAGGCGGAAGAGCCCATGTCTGCTCACCTCTCCAGGAAGACAGCCATCATGAGTCAGTTTGAGAGCAAAGCACTGGGACTGGATAAGGCAGTCCTGCACAGCATTGACTGCTGTG CATCAGATGAAACTAAACGAAAGATGTACAGCTCCATCCTGGTTGTGGGAGGGGGGCTCATGTTTCACGGTGCTCAGGAGTTTCTTCTTCACCGTATCATCAACAAGATGCCACCCTCCTTCAGAAGGCTGGTAGACAATGTGGAAGTTATCACACGGCCAAAG GACATGGATCCTCGGCTGATCTCATGGAAGGGTGGAGCAGTGCTGGCGTGTCTGGACACCATGCAGGAGATGTGGATCCACCAGAGGGAATGGCAGCGCTTTGGTGTCCGAATGCTCCGTGAAAGAGCGGCCTTTGTCTGGTGA
- the selenok gene encoding selenoprotein K isoform X1, which yields MVYVSNGQVLDSRTQSPWRLSLLVDLFWGAVEFISLFFKTMFHPDLSKNESAASSRFSDGRGPPGPPGGRRRMGRINHGGGPSPPPMGGGGUGR from the exons ATGGTGTACGTGTCCAACG GCCAGGTCCTGGATAGCAGGACTCAGTCACCATGGCGCCTGTCCTTGCTGGTTGATCTTTTCTGGGGAGCAGTGGAGTTTATCAGCCTCTT TTTTAAGACCATGTTTCACCCTGACCTGTCAAAGAATGAAAGTGCAGCCTCGTCACGCTTCAGCGACGGCAGAGG TCCTCCAGGGCCCCCTGGTGGCAGAAGGCGGATGGGAAGAATAAACCATGGTGGAGGTCCCAGTCCTCCACCAATGGGTGGCGGAGGATGAGGAAGGTGA